GAGGTGCCCGCATGAGTGAAAAAGGAAAACTTGCACTGTATTGGGCCGCTTCCTGCGGCGGCTGCGAAATCGCAGTACTGGGGATCAACGAAAAGATCCTCGACGTAGCTAACGCCTTCGATATCGTTCTCTGGCCTGTAGCCGTGGATGCCAAAGTGCGCAGCATCGAAAAAATGGCCGACAAGAGCATCGACCTGTGTCTCTTCAACGGCGCCATTCGCACGAGCGAACAGGAGTATATGGCTCGCTTGCTGCGCCAGAAATCGAAAGCCCTCGTGGCCTTCGGTTCCTGCGCACATGAAGGATGCATTCCCGGGCTGGGAAACGTTGCCAATCGCGAGGAAATTTTCCAGGTCGCCTACCAAGATACACCGAGTACGGACAACCCGGACGGTGTCCGTCCGCAGACCGAGACCCAGGTCGAAGAAGGCACGCTCTACCTCCCGCTCTTCTACGACACGGTCAAGACCCTCGATCAATGTGTGGACGTCGATTACTACTTGCCGGGATGCCCTCCCGAGCCGGAACGTATCTGGGACGCCATCGTGGCGATCCTGGAAAACAAACTGCCGGCGCCCGGTTCCGTGATCGGCGCGGAAACCACCGTTTGCCACGAGTGTCCTCGGACGCGGTCGGAGAAGAAGATCACGGAATTCAAGCGAACCTGGGAGATCATTCCCGACCCGGATGTGTGTTTGCTCGAACAGGGTCTGGTTTGCTGCGGTATCGCCACGCGTGCCGGCTGTGGCGCTCTCTGCCCGACGGTCGGTTCACCCTGCATCGGCTGCTATGGTCCCAATGAAGATGTGATCGACTTCGGCGCTCGTATGATGACCGCGCTGGCTTCGGTGATCGACTCGGAAGATCCGGAAGAGATCGACCGCATCATCAAAGAAGGCATTCCCGATCCAATCGGAACGTTCTATCGTTTCAGCTTGGCGCACGGCCAACTTCGACGCAGCGCCCTCAGTGGAAACGGTAAATCCGTTCAGGCCTGAGAGGAGAAGTAAACATGAAGCGAATTTCAATTGATCCCATTACCCGACTCGAGGGCCACGGAAAAATCGACATTTTCCTCACCGACGAAGGGGAAGTGGCGAACGCATATTTGCAGGTTCCAGAACTGCGCGGTTTC
This window of the Anaerolineales bacterium genome carries:
- a CDS encoding F420-nonreducing hydrogenase — protein: MSEKGKLALYWAASCGGCEIAVLGINEKILDVANAFDIVLWPVAVDAKVRSIEKMADKSIDLCLFNGAIRTSEQEYMARLLRQKSKALVAFGSCAHEGCIPGLGNVANREEIFQVAYQDTPSTDNPDGVRPQTETQVEEGTLYLPLFYDTVKTLDQCVDVDYYLPGCPPEPERIWDAIVAILENKLPAPGSVIGAETTVCHECPRTRSEKKITEFKRTWEIIPDPDVCLLEQGLVCCGIATRAGCGALCPTVGSPCIGCYGPNEDVIDFGARMMTALASVIDSEDPEEIDRIIKEGIPDPIGTFYRFSLAHGQLRRSALSGNGKSVQA